A stretch of DNA from uncultured Umboniibacter sp.:
TGAGTTACCAGAGAATGAAGAAGGGAAGAAATGATGGATAGTTTTTGGAGTTGGTGGATCATTATTCTGACGAGTGTCTTCTTGGTCATCCAAGCTTGGATCTTATTCGCCAATCGCAAGACCCCACGGATTAATCAAGATCCTGATGACCCGACTACTGGGCATGAGTTTGACGGCATTTACGAACTTGAAAACGAGATGCCACGCTGGTGGTTTGGCCTGTTCGTTGCCACATTTATCTTCGGTATTGCCTATCTCATTGTTTACCCCGGAATGGGTAATTACAAAGGTGTATTTGGGTGGACGCAGGTTGGCCAGCTCGAAGAGCGTCAACAGGCGGCCGACGAGCGTTATGGTGCAGTGTTAGCGGAATACATGCAGTATTCAGTTGAAGAGTTAGTTGATAATGAGCGTGCTCAACAAACCGGTAGTCGCTTATTTGCCAATAACTGTTCTGTTTGTCACGGTTCAGATGCAAGAGGTAACTTCGGCTTCCCAAATCTTACGGATAATGACTGGTTATACGGCGGTGAGCCGGATGATATCGTCGCTACACTTAACTACGGTCGCGTTGCAGCGATGCCGGCTTGGAGCGCGGCGCTAGGTGAAGACGGTATTGATGAAGTGACTCAGTACCTTCTCGCCTTTACAGATCGCTCGACGAACGACGCTGCAGTAGCGGCGGGTGAGCAGAAGTTTGGAATGTTCTGTGCCGCATGTCATAACGCTGATGCAAAGGGTAATCAGATGTTAGGTGCACCGAATCTAACTGATGATATCTGGTTGTACGGTGGTTCAGAGGGTATGATTAAGCATACGCTCCGTAGCGGGCGTAACGGTGTAATGCCTAAGTTTGGCCATAGTCTTAGTGAGGAGCAAATCCACCTTCTTGCTGCCTACGTTTACGGGCTATCTAACGACTAGCTAGCGCTTCGTTGGCTCTGTGCAAAAGCGGTGGCCAAGGCTACCGCTTTTTATTGTGTGAATGATTTAGAGGTGAACTATTATGGGCGAACGTATTCCAGCCAAGAATGAAGAGACTCTCTACGTTGACCTGGCGGGTGATCACGATAAGGTGTACAACCGTCACTTATCGAATGGTAAGTTTCTCAAGCTTCGCCGTTTATTTGTTTGGCCTCTCTTATTAGCCTATTTCCTCACCCCGTGGTTGAACTTAATGGAACGTCAGTCTGTTTTGTTTGATCTGCCAGAGCGTAAGTTTCACATTTTTTGGGTAACGTTTTATCCGCAGGATGGTATCTTGCTGGCATTCCTTCTCATTATTTCAGCTTTCACTCTTTTCGCTGTGACCAATGTTTTTGGGCGCGTTTGGTGCGGCTTTACCTGTCCGCAGACCGTCTGGACCCAGATCTTCATGTGGCTTGAGTACAAGACAGAGGGAGATCGCGGTAAGCGGATGAAGCTCGATAAGACGCCTTGGAATGTGGAGAAAATTACCAGAAAAGGCGCCAAGCATGGCTCGTGGATATTGGTCGGCTTCCTTACTGGTTTAACCTTCGTGGGCTATTTCACCCCTATTCGTGAGCTTGTGGTAGATCTTTTCACCTTTAGCGCAGCACCCTCTGCGGTGTTCTGGGTCATGTTCTTTTTGATTGCTACCTATGCCAACGCCGGTTTTCTCCGTGAGCAGGTGTGTAAGTACATGTGTCCTTACGCCCGTTTTCAGTCGGTGATGTATGACGCCAATACCTTAGTGGTTACCTATGACGAGAAACGCGGTGAAAATCGTGGGCCACGTAAGCCGAAGGTCGATTATAAGGAGCAAGGGCTTGGAGACTGTATTGACTGCACCTGGTGTGTTCAGGTTTGCCCGGTAGATATCGATATCCGTGACGGTTTACAGTACGAATGTATCAACTGTGGTTTATGCGTCGATGCCTGTGATTCGATCATGGATAAGATGGGCTATGAGCGAGGGCTGATTAGCTTTACCACCGAGAACAATATTGCGGGCGGTAAAACTAAGTTCATTCGTCCGCGATTAATTGGTTATGTATTCTTTATTCTGCTGATGACAGGCGCTCTGGTAACCACGTTAGTGCAGCGAGTTCCGATGGAAGCGGATATCGAACGCGATCGAAACGTCATGCACCGGATCAACAACTCCGGCTTTATCGAGAATCCGTATCGGGTGAAAATCGTCAACATGTTGAGTGATACGCACCGCTATGAATTACGTATAATCGGTAATGAGCAGTTTGTCTTATCTGGTGACACCTCAATTGAGGTTGAAGGCGGAGAAGTAAAAGAAGGTATCATTCTGATTACTGTTGATCCAGCTGATATCAATCGTCTTCGCTACGACATCGAGGTTGAAGTCAGAGCAATCGATGACCCTAGCTTAGTGAAGATCATAGAGACGCGCTTTATGGCGCCACAGGTACGGTAATGAAAGATTCTAAGGTAGACGACATTCCTGAAGATACCCGTTGGTTTAAACAGCCTTGGGCACTCTTTGTTTTGGGGATATTGCTCGTTGATGTGGTATTTGCGCTAATCTTTGTCGGTCGTTCGATTAGTGGCGCCGACGACGTGGTAGCGAGTGACTACTACAAACAGGGTCTTGCCATCAACGAACGTATAGCCAAGCAAGATCGTGCGCAGGAGCTAGATCTAAAGGCTGCGGTAGCCTTTGAACAAGCAGGTGAGGTGGTGGAGGTCTCCATCGATTTCAATAAGCTCTCAGAGCTCGAAGACACCGTGATCCTGCGTTTGATTCACCCTGTATCCGAGGATCTCGATCAACAGTTTATTCTCCAGCGTGCAGACGGTAATTTGCATTTTGAAGGACTTGGCGAAGGTGATTTATCTCACCGTTGGTACATTCAAATTGAGCCACTTTCTCGCACCTCCTGGCTGCTGAACGGCGAGTTAGACCTTTCCGTCAGAAATACTGTGCGGCTCGAGGCAAATGACAACTAGTTGCTTTCACTGTAACGAGCCTGTTCCCAAAGGCACTAACCTTTTCGTGAGCTTCGATAGCTCGTCCCATCCCGTCTGTTGTGCTGGGTGCCAAGCGGTTGCTGAGATGATTCTAAGTGATGGTTTCGGCGCCTATTACAAGCATCGCGACGAACCTGCCATTCGCCCAGACGAACATCGTTTCGATTGGGAAATTTTCGATGACTCAGCGTTCCAAAAGGATTTTTGTCGCCAACTCGAGACCGGATCCTATCGCGTAGACCTGTTAGTCGAAGGGATTACGTGTTCAGCGTGTGCCTGGCTTATAGAAAAACGCCTAGAGCAAACACCGGGCGCCATTGAGCCGCAGGTTGTGACCGCAAGCCATCGCCTGCGTTTTAGTTGGGACCCTAGTCGCGCCAAGCTCAGTACGATTTTGCAGGCGCTGAGCGCACTGGGCTATCGAGTTCGACCTTGGAATGAGGAAAATGCGGCGGAACACTTCGCTACAGAACTTCGTTCGTTGCTGTTTAAGGTCGGGCTTGCAGGTATCGCTTTTCTTCAAGTGATGATGTTCGCGGTAGCGCTATATGCCGGGGAAATGAGTGGTATTGACGAATCGCACCGATCGCTCATGCGCTGGTTTAGTTTAGCGATCTCAATACCCGTAGTATTCTATTCCGCAGAGCCGTTTTTTAGCGGCGCATTCCGGGCGCTTAAAGGTCGATCCCTAACTATGGAGGTGCCTGTCGCTATTGCCATTAGCTTAGCGTGGGGTTCCAGTATCGTGGCCACCATCAGCAATTCCGGTGAAGTGTATTTCGACTCGGTGGTGATGTTCGTATTCTTCCTTCTCTCGGGAAGGTATTTGGAACACCGAGCGCAGCATCGTGAGCGACAAACACTCTTTTCCTTGGCGGCCTGGCTGCCCAGTTCAGCATTACGCTTTGTTGATGGCGGATTCCAGTGGGTGCCATCGATGGCGATTCGCCAAGGCGATCTCATCCAGGTTCTTAAGGGCGAAACCGCGCCAGCGGATGGGGTGTTGGAATCTGATACTGCATACCTGGATGAGTCATTGCTCACGGGTGAACACCTTGCGCTAAAGAAGCTCACGGGTGACCGAATTTTTGCGGGGACTATTAACACCGGCGAAAGTTTTTGCTATCGCATGGATACGCCTACCGAACAATCTCAAGCGGCCAAGATCAATGAGCTACTTGGTGCCGCGGCAAATGATAAGCCACCTATTACCCAGCTTGTAGATAGGATCGCTGGGGCTTTCGTTGCGAGTGTGCTCGTTATTGCTGCCGGTAGCTATTGGTATTGGTCCGCTAGCGCACCCCAGGATGCATTCTGGATTGCGCTCTCAGTATTGGTTGTGACCTGTCCCTGTGCTCTGAGTTTGGCCACTCCTGTAGCGATAACGTCGTCAATCTTAGGGTTCAAGAAGCAGGGGATACTGGTTACTCAAGCTCGCTCTCTACAGGTCATTGATCGTGTTGATACGCTCTTCTTGGATAAAACGGGAACGTTAACGACGGGCGAGTTAAGGGTAGAGTCTCACGAGATTTTAAACACATCGTACTCCGTGGACAGGGTGTTGGATATTGCTTCGGCATTAGAGCGTGAATCCTCGCATCCCATTGCGTCAGCGTTTAACGGTCGCGATACTACTATTATCCCAACTGGCC
This window harbors:
- the ccoP gene encoding cytochrome-c oxidase, cbb3-type subunit III — protein: MMDSFWSWWIIILTSVFLVIQAWILFANRKTPRINQDPDDPTTGHEFDGIYELENEMPRWWFGLFVATFIFGIAYLIVYPGMGNYKGVFGWTQVGQLEERQQAADERYGAVLAEYMQYSVEELVDNERAQQTGSRLFANNCSVCHGSDARGNFGFPNLTDNDWLYGGEPDDIVATLNYGRVAAMPAWSAALGEDGIDEVTQYLLAFTDRSTNDAAVAAGEQKFGMFCAACHNADAKGNQMLGAPNLTDDIWLYGGSEGMIKHTLRSGRNGVMPKFGHSLSEEQIHLLAAYVYGLSND
- the ccoG gene encoding cytochrome c oxidase accessory protein CcoG — its product is MGERIPAKNEETLYVDLAGDHDKVYNRHLSNGKFLKLRRLFVWPLLLAYFLTPWLNLMERQSVLFDLPERKFHIFWVTFYPQDGILLAFLLIISAFTLFAVTNVFGRVWCGFTCPQTVWTQIFMWLEYKTEGDRGKRMKLDKTPWNVEKITRKGAKHGSWILVGFLTGLTFVGYFTPIRELVVDLFTFSAAPSAVFWVMFFLIATYANAGFLREQVCKYMCPYARFQSVMYDANTLVVTYDEKRGENRGPRKPKVDYKEQGLGDCIDCTWCVQVCPVDIDIRDGLQYECINCGLCVDACDSIMDKMGYERGLISFTTENNIAGGKTKFIRPRLIGYVFFILLMTGALVTTLVQRVPMEADIERDRNVMHRINNSGFIENPYRVKIVNMLSDTHRYELRIIGNEQFVLSGDTSIEVEGGEVKEGIILITVDPADINRLRYDIEVEVRAIDDPSLVKIIETRFMAPQVR
- a CDS encoding FixH family protein: MKDSKVDDIPEDTRWFKQPWALFVLGILLVDVVFALIFVGRSISGADDVVASDYYKQGLAINERIAKQDRAQELDLKAAVAFEQAGEVVEVSIDFNKLSELEDTVILRLIHPVSEDLDQQFILQRADGNLHFEGLGEGDLSHRWYIQIEPLSRTSWLLNGELDLSVRNTVRLEANDN
- a CDS encoding heavy metal translocating P-type ATPase, which codes for MTTSCFHCNEPVPKGTNLFVSFDSSSHPVCCAGCQAVAEMILSDGFGAYYKHRDEPAIRPDEHRFDWEIFDDSAFQKDFCRQLETGSYRVDLLVEGITCSACAWLIEKRLEQTPGAIEPQVVTASHRLRFSWDPSRAKLSTILQALSALGYRVRPWNEENAAEHFATELRSLLFKVGLAGIAFLQVMMFAVALYAGEMSGIDESHRSLMRWFSLAISIPVVFYSAEPFFSGAFRALKGRSLTMEVPVAIAISLAWGSSIVATISNSGEVYFDSVVMFVFFLLSGRYLEHRAQHRERQTLFSLAAWLPSSALRFVDGGFQWVPSMAIRQGDLIQVLKGETAPADGVLESDTAYLDESLLTGEHLALKKLTGDRIFAGTINTGESFCYRMDTPTEQSQAAKINELLGAAANDKPPITQLVDRIAGAFVASVLVIAAGSYWYWSASAPQDAFWIALSVLVVTCPCALSLATPVAITSSILGFKKQGILVTQARSLQVIDRVDTLFLDKTGTLTTGELRVESHEILNTSYSVDRVLDIASALERESSHPIASAFNGRDTTIIPTGLEVVVGEGVKAVIDDQEWRIGQPGFCDPQAQPEAVVAMSVNGTLIAKFVIADTLREDIFNEIAALKAQGMEVVLVSGDHQDTVASVAKAAGIDFFYAAQKPEDKYRLLQRYRGQGRRVLMVGDGLNDVPVIGGADVSVAMSSGAALARCHADVVLNADQGVGLANLFKSAKRLNLTIKQNLGWALLYNLVALPLAVMGFVPPWAAAIGMSLSSLIVVLNALKLSR